Genomic window (Daucus carota subsp. sativus chromosome 5, DH1 v3.0, whole genome shotgun sequence):
GCTTTCAAAATCCCCACCATTTCTGTAAATATCATACAGTGTCTGTGGTGATTTCTGAGCACCATAAAATGAGTTTTCGCCCCATTAATTTTGAacagaattaaaatttaatatacttAAAAATGCAAGTAAACAAaatgaatcaaataaaatttcattGCAATGGTTTAGTAATTTCAATAAAAGGTAGCTATATTGTTTCTGATGGTTTTACTGGTCTATTTGAATAGTAGATTTGAATAGTACGTTAAATATACTAAAATTTGTATCATGATATATTGGAGTAAGTGTATTTTGATGAgtgaataaatttgaaatagtaTCATGTCCAAACAAACCGTTTGACACAAAAGaaggaagaaaataaaaagattcAGAACTGGACCATGTGATGAACAGGATCTAGAATAATTTGAGATGGTGTATTAATCTGTGAGTATCATTTCGCGCCCATGTGCATTTATGTTGATCATTGGGCTTGCGCAGCACCAATAATGGAATGGGCCCAGTGGCCCAAAATATGGAACACAATGTGAAACACCAGGGTCCACGGCACTTGACAGTAAAAGTAAAAGTACTTCCCATGAAAATACAGGTCATTTTTACTGTACAGttaacattattatttttttaaattaaaatattaatcatatatttttgttaataaaagGTAAATCAAAAATGATGATTTAACAATACGgtcaaaacatataaaaatatgtgtgAAAAAGTCAAACGCTCTAGACAAAGTAATAATCCCCCTTCTTCGGACAACGGGCATGATTCATAATTTAATAGTTCTGCAAAGTAGAATTGaactaattattttgatttttaattaaaaattaatatttcaatatttatataaaaataaaatttaaaaaataatttataaaaatatatttcatacacatcttaaaatacatgtaaTGTCAATAATAATTCGATTTTTAATTTTCGATTTAAATATTATACAATTCAATATTTActaatttatcataatattatttcaTGCTTATTCCTAGAATTGTGTAAGAAATAATTTAACAACCAAGTAGAATTATGTCCACATCTCGTACAACTAAAAAATACCAGAAAGTTTAAATTATTAACCAATTCATTGAACAAGAACCTCAATATTGTTTATCTAAAACaataagataaataaaatatcaaaattacctgctttcaagtaattaataatattcaaataaatttcaaaaagtcTTAAGATTCACACTTACTCCAAAACTCTGATGGATTACTATATTAAATCACCCACGCTGATCTTGAAAGTCTTTATATATTGGTTTTGGCATTGCGCCTACTGCCTAATTGCGAGTAACAACCAAGTATTATAATTCGTTCCAATCAAATGTGAAAAAGTTAATTGTACACTTGTAATTTGAATACTCTGTTTCTACTTCTCCCAATATCCAACTACTGTCGGACGTAATACCTAACCTTAGTCTAGTCAGCCATGAAATCATGACACTGATGCCGtcgaattttatatatttttaacaagaTTCGAACTCCCGAGAAAAATGACATCATAGCAAAACGTCACCAGTTACTTACCAATACCATTCTTGTTGAGAGGGTTTTTAACGATTAATTTCAAGTCCTCTGAGTTGAATTAGCTCTACTGAAATGTTATATAAAGAAGTGTTCGGTGGTATCTTATAATGCACTATCACAATTCACAGCATTGCACACTTCCATAATGGACTTAACAATTTGTGCAGCAGTGTTACTAGCAGCACTGTCTTTTTTTCTAGTCCCTGCCTATCTCCACCGACGCAAAATCAACTCGCCACCAGGACCCAAGCCCTGGCCTATCATCGGAAACCTTAACCTCATCGGTCCCCTACCCCACCGTACAATCCACCAGTTGTCGAAAAAATATGGTCCTATAATGCAGGTCCGGTTCGGTTCATTTCCAGTAGTTATTGCTTCTTCTGTGGAAATGGCCAAAATATTTCTTATAAATATGGATGCCAATTTCAGTGGCCGCCCCAAGACGGCCTCGGGGAAATATACAACGTATAATTACTCCGATATCACGTGGTCGCCTTATGGCGCGTACTGGAGGCAAGCCAGAAAATGGTGTGTGACAGAGCTGTTCAGCAAGAAAAGGATCCAGTCTTATGAGTACATCAGGCAGGAAGAAACAAAGGCATTGTTGAAAGAACTTCACGCGGCTTCGGGGACTAATGTTGTGATCAAAGATTATCTTGCTAAGGTTAGTTTGAACGTGATTAGTCGCATGGTGTTGGGGAAAAAGTATTCAGATGACAATGAGGAAGAGGAGAGTGGGATTGTTAGTTCTAAGGAGTTTACGGATATGATTGAggaattgttttatttaaatggtGTGCTGAATATTGGAGATTCGATTCCTTGGATTGATTTTTTGGATTTGCAAGGCTATGTGAAGAGGATGAAGATTCTGAGCTTCAAATTTGATAGGTTCTTGGAGCATGTTCTCGACGAGCATAATGAGAGGAGGAAGAATGAAGGCCAAGATTTTGTGGCTAAGGATATGGTGGATGTTTTGCTTCAGCTGGCCGACGATCCAAATCTGGAGGTTAAGATCCAAAGGCATGGAGTTAAAGCCTTTACACAGGTATGTTGCGTTTAAAGAAAAgtattagattttaaaagttCTGCTTGATTGCTTTTAAGCTCATATTCAGTAAGTACTTTTGTTGGTCTGGTCTAATGaagcaagttttttttttttttttttttaaatttttatcaggACCTCCTTGCTGGTGGAACTGAGAGCTCTGCAGTGACAGTGGAATGGGCGATTTCAGAACTTCTACGCAAGCCTGAAATACTGGAAAAGGCGACAGAAGAACTCAACCGAGTGATTGGAACAAGTAGATGGGTAGAAGAAGATGACATGAGAAATCTTCCCTATATTCAAGCCATTGTCAAAGAGACAATGAGATTGCACCCTGTTGCACCACTGCTAGCGCCACGAGAAGCTCGCCAAGACTGTAAAATAGGTGAATATGATATTGTGAAAGGTAGCCGGATCCTGGTAAGTGTATGGAGCATAGGAAGAGATCCTGCATTATGGGAAGAGCCAAATGAATTTGTTCCCGAAAGATTTATTGGTAAGAATATCGATGTCATAGGAACCGATTTCGAGCTACTTCCATTTGGAGCTGGAAGAAGAATGTGCCCTGGATATGCTTTAGGAATGAAGGTCATTGAATCAAGTTTGGCAAATCTGTTGCATGGATTCAGCTGGAAACTGCCCAAATCAATGCAAAAAGATGAAGTAAATATGGAGGAAATATTTGGGCTTTCAACTCCTAAGAAGATCCCACTGGTTACAGTTCCAGAGCCCAGACTTCCTCTCCAACTCTATTAGGAATTTATCAACCCAAGTACTTATCTTGCTACTGCTTTTCATGTTAAGTTTGTTGACTCAAACCTTTGCCATTAGTATTATTTTCTACAAGGGTTTTATCAGAGTTGGTTATTAGTATCTTTTTTAACTGTAATCGTATTATTTGTTCGAGTGTGCTTGTTTTTAAAAGTAGGTGGTCAAATGCCTGATATGCTTGGCCAAACTTATATTATAAGAATATATTCATTTTCAGCAAAAATAGATATGAATATTTATGTaatgtttgatatatatattttaaataattagttGTTGttatagaaaataaatatatttttatgagtCACGGTCCACGGTTTCAAAACATTAGATGAATATTCAGCGGTCAGGATGAATACATTATGTCATCGAAATATCTgataaaattgtttccaacaagAACAGTAGAGACGACGAACTAACAATGAAACTATTAAGCACACGAGCAATACTAGCCAAACTATTAAACAATGAAGGTGGGGTCAAGCCCCTTTTATAGGTACGTTTTTACTTGATTCTCTAAGTATAAAGAGATACGTAAGCATCTCGTGAGGATCGAATAGTCTCGAAACACGAGCGTAGTCATTAAAACTTGAAGCCCTCAACCCTAATATTAAATATGcaataacacacacacatattaatgtttttgttaatatttaaattttgagttCTTATTTAAATGACAAATGTAAGTTTTTACTTCATttcttgatataaaattattataaagtaATTCTTTTGGGACAAAAAGTCACAAAATACTTTAAAAatgatacaatatattttaaatggtgagATTTATATTAACGTAAACatcattcattttatatatgaaaataaaattcaataaaaaatgtAACATCTCGTCTTTTGGGAattttttgggaaaaaattCCGAGCCAAATTACCCTGCATAAATAGTACAGATAGAACATAACAAGTATAGATAGAACATGGTTCAATGAAGATTACACATCAATATGTCCGCGAAGCTACAACAATATAGCATTCCTCAACACATACACAATCTTTACTAAAAATGACAATCTCCTATTATTAGCACACTTCTCAATATAAATACCAAagctttattaaattaattacctGAAAATATTGATCAGCCAAGCCTATTCAAGGTACTCTTCGTGCAATGAGTTGATAACCAGCCCCTTATATTGCTGATCCAGGTGGAACCATTCGTGATGgaaatttaattcaaataatgCCCTCTTCTCCATATCAGCATCACAAAATGGAGTTTCAGTATTACTAGAAAGATGTACTAATTTACTGACAAGTTTTCTGTCTATATATATCAAAGGCAAGAAGTGAAGAACCTTCACCACACCAACCAGGTGGGTGGCTGCAAAGGAACTCACTGGGCTGACAGTAGCAACAATATAAACTAAGATCAATAGGTAACAACTCGGATTCATGTGCAAACAACCAAGGTACATCGAAAATCATCTCCTCGTAGAGTGCTTTCCTTTTGTTGGTGGTAATGTATATCACTTCGAACTCATGATCTGTACCCTTTAGACACTCCATGTAggcaaaattattttttaatacgtTCAAGAAGCCTGCTGAATGCTTCCGGTAATATTTGCCCTCAAAAAAGAGTATAATTCTCTTCCCCGCAAGTTCATACAATGGAACCTAAAAATATATAGAGAACAATGTTTTTAGGATGCACACACATGGGAAGCTCACATAAACATATCAAAGAACTCAAACTCCATGTCCTCCAAGAGAAGATGCATGAGACATGCTCAAGTATTAAATTGTTCTCTCTCCTCTGATCCAAAtacaatataacataattaacTTGTAGACCCTAAAACCTAATATTAACCATTAGATTACAAATAAATGAATTGCCATGATTTAAAACTCATTTCTAatctctttttattttattaatgtaatAACAGTTATAAGACATTGGAAACGTCTTTCAGTTATTTTATCGGTTTCAGGAGAAGAATAGTTTTGAATTTTCTAGCTAAATATTCCAAAAAAACCTTTGATCATTTTTTATTCAATCAAATGGTTTCCTTGGATAAAATAGATCATTATTCTGCATGCAGAATAAATTTAATCCAGTGTGCAGaacagtatgttttatttgcagtACAGTATGTTCTGCTTGCAGTACAAAatgatttttaactttttttcctCCCACCATTCAATATGTTTCACAATAGAAGATCAAGAAAAGTCGTCGTTTTGCAGACATAAGATATTTTCATGTGCAGAAGAACGTGTTTTTATTTGCAGGATAAAGTATTTCCATATGTAATTTGTGATGTCTATGTTCCATGACCAATTAACATCTTATGCATTTGAATGTAATCTAAGGCATCATCCTGTGACCCGACTCAATATCTTATGAATAAATGAAAACAACTATCAATGACAAACAAGTCAAGCTTAGGTTCAGACCGGCGGATACCAAATCTTCTACTCAGACAATCTCTAGATGCCACATCTGAGAATGGGATGGCAGTCCACGGCATGAGAGAAAACAGAGCTTCAAATTGCTTCTcgggatttttattaaaaccAAGTGTTATATCAGTCTCATAAGCGACCAAGACTACGTACATCGAAAACGTTACGAGGCAGCAAATAGTTGTACGTGTCTATCAAATGTGTTGTGGCCATCTTCTCTCGCAAAGAACCAGCTAGTAAAGGCACCAAATATACAACAATAAGCTTGTTTGCCAACTCCCCAGCTTTCACCTACAAATTGTATGTTGTATATAATCAGCTTGGTCAAACTCTTTTACACAGTTCCCAGTAGAACTTAATCTCCTAAAAATTTCGAAGATGAATTTAATTCATttaagttttgtaatattttctggACAGTAATAGTTCATATCGCGAGATGAATGATTGACAATTACTGCcaaaatgatactccctccgtcccaaattaactgtccagtttgactttttgatggtcaatttgacccaactttgactgaaaaatatgtatattaaataattgaataaaattatgaaatatatatcattgaaaagattattaaatctattttagaatatatttttcagttttgtaaaattgtaaaagaataatttttaattttcagtcaaagttgggtcaaattgaccatcaaaaagtcaaactggacagttaatttgggacggagggagtaatatattattgttttaatttttcctCATCAACATCACTTTTGGCAACTTATTAGAAACAATTGCTACAATGGTTTACATCTCTAAAACTTACCTACATAGTCTCCTATCCAATAAAACCAAACCCAACGaacacttttattaatattcAAACTTAATTTCACATCATCATTGTGATagatatatattagatttaGTCCAGTGGTCTCTAACCCTAAAAGCTAAAGTCTCggctcttttttttcttttctcctcCAAAGTTCAACTTTAAAATCAACTTATAAGAACATAAACAGAATTTCAATTTTTGGTTCAATAATAGCAAATTGTATTTTTGACAACATGCTTTGGAAACTCGCATTTTTGTAAAATAGAAAATTTGGAAAATCATATGTTcgaaattatatttgttatgaAATTGGAAGTATtttgaagttttaaattttctctaacaggttttgtgaagataatAAATATGACATTTAAATGAAATCTAGTTTAATTTTGTACGAatagaatgaaaaatatatgaGATCTCAAATTTAATGTAAATAAAATCCAGCTTTATTTGAAACAATGAGAATGACATAAATATTCATTCATAAGAGAGTgcatattataattttctttaaaagcCCTAACGAGGATTGGAAGTGGAATTACAAATTAAGACTGACGTTACTTGAAGGAATTTTGAAAGCAAACAACAATTGTAATTTGAGAGTGTATAATTCAGTTtatgttataataaaaaaatttaagcgATTAAATAAAGTTATAAAAGGCAGAAAGAAATACTTGATACCATATAAAACATATGTTATAGCTACTATTATGAAAAGCAAGAAACTTTTGAATGAagagaaattaaaaaatttaagatcTGCAGAACTGATTTACTTACGAATTCAACTTTTTAAGGATTACATTACAGTACGAGTACATAAGgtaaaagaaatatatacaaAGTCATTATAATCACCTTATAGTGGAAAAATAAagggaaaattaattataaagtccctgaactataggcatttttttttctaagtccctgaactataaataTCAATTCATAAATAATTCAACTATTGATTTTTTCATATCTGGGTCTTTCCGTTAGATCTGGTTTGACGCCGTTAATTTTTCCGACGAACTTGGTCGGAAAAGCTCAAATCCGGTGAGCTCGAATTTTCCGACGAGGctaatttgaacattaaaaatcacgaaaattatatgaacatgttcataatcacacgatctatcaatctacatcattataattcgaataaaagttattaaaatgaaaactaatattcaactcaaaattcgGAGATTACCGAActaaattttgatggtataGATGGATAGAGGATTGAAAAACGAGCGGTTTGATTACTCAAGCTTCACGTTTGGATACCGGAATCACCTTCAAAGTTATCTTTGATTCTCATGAACTTAAGAAGAACTAACGACGTCAAATCAGATCTAACGGAAGGACCCAGATAagaaaaaatcaagagttgaattacttatgaattgacatttatatttcagggacctagaaaaaaaagtgtCTATAGTTTAgggactttagaattaattttctcaaaaataaattgataaaaaaaaaaaaaattgggaccCCATAAATTGGTTTGGCCTGTAATTTACTTGCATCGTAAAGAGCAATAAGTGTAAAAaaagcaaataaaaaataaaatgactaAAATGATATAGAAATAAGTTGTTTCATATATAGAGAAATTACTTTACAAAATTGAGACCATTCGGATGGATAGGTATTACAACTTAATATTTTGCTAAATTTATTAAGATTTTTAACAAGGAGAAAGCAACaaaaacatattaatattataaaaagataTACAGATaggtaataaaaatatttattaccaAGTGTCACAAAACAACTAAGTGTCATCTGCTTTAAATCTATCTATTTGGTACACCTGCAAACTTCACGTATTTACTGAACCGTATATCCAAGTTGTGGTCCTTATTACTAATGTTATAACATTCCTAAATATGAAACTGATATGTATGGAAATGAATTGCAAAGTTATGATAATGGAAAAGCATATTAGTTTCATTACATTGAAATAAAGTTCACAAGTTGATCAGCAGAAATAACTTCAACGAGTACCAGCACACGCTTCAAATTAATAGCATAATAACAAGTTTGTCATGTTACTAAATTAGGATTTCCAGCAGATCAAAAGTAATTCTGAACAGGGATGATAGTTATAGGGCGTCGTAGACTAAAAGTGGTGTTATAATCTAATTCACAACCCTTACTTCAAACTCCAATTCTCCCACATATTCAAAAAAGAGTCTGCTACCAGCTGTCAGCTCATTCCCAGAAACAAAAGCGTTCCAGCCACTCGAAAATCTTGCCTGATTCCCGTACCTCAAAACTTCCACCGACCACGCTTCATCACCGACTATTAAGCCAACAGATGTTCTTTTATTCCATTGTCGGGTGGCAATCCAAAAAGTTGTGGGAATATACTGCACCCAAAAAATTAGTATTAAAATCAGTCTACCAATAAAGAAAAGAGTTAACTAATATTTGCAATTATAGAGTTTTAGTTTCACTGGATACAAACAAAAAGCAATCTCATGATACAAAAAACTATTCACAGTCTATAACAATAATACAGTTTTAGTTTCGAATACAAACAAAAAA
Coding sequences:
- the LOC108221888 gene encoding trimethyltridecatetraene synthase, with the translated sequence MDLTICAAVLLAALSFFLVPAYLHRRKINSPPGPKPWPIIGNLNLIGPLPHRTIHQLSKKYGPIMQVRFGSFPVVIASSVEMAKIFLINMDANFSGRPKTASGKYTTYNYSDITWSPYGAYWRQARKWCVTELFSKKRIQSYEYIRQEETKALLKELHAASGTNVVIKDYLAKVSLNVISRMVLGKKYSDDNEEEESGIVSSKEFTDMIEELFYLNGVLNIGDSIPWIDFLDLQGYVKRMKILSFKFDRFLEHVLDEHNERRKNEGQDFVAKDMVDVLLQLADDPNLEVKIQRHGVKAFTQDLLAGGTESSAVTVEWAISELLRKPEILEKATEELNRVIGTSRWVEEDDMRNLPYIQAIVKETMRLHPVAPLLAPREARQDCKIGEYDIVKGSRILVSVWSIGRDPALWEEPNEFVPERFIGKNIDVIGTDFELLPFGAGRRMCPGYALGMKVIESSLANLLHGFSWKLPKSMQKDEVNMEEIFGLSTPKKIPLVTVPEPRLPLQLY